One segment of Paenibacillus sp. FSL R7-0337 DNA contains the following:
- a CDS encoding ABC transporter ATP-binding protein — MSSIPAIDANALTKAYPNGRGCRDVTLTVGKGEAFGFLGPNGAGKSTFVKMLVGLISPTSGHASILGHPLGSMEAKMKIGYLPELYRYQDWLTGEEVVRLHAKLCRIPKSVMDQRIPQLLQEVGIGLRGRDRVKHYSKGMQQRLGLACALVNDPEILFLDEPSSALDPIGRMEVRKILQRLKERGITIFLNSHLLEDVEVLCDRMALLSNGAVLRHGKVAEMLNKRTSWHFKVGGYTPFLLSWLNEHTGLSIRQSMPAAGKSGYDPAQEESDSSVVWLAAELDHEEQAGWLNGLMVEQGMTLYQVSRQTERLEDWFMDAVAGLSHRGEKE; from the coding sequence ATGAGCAGTATCCCTGCGATTGATGCGAACGCCTTGACCAAAGCTTATCCGAACGGGCGCGGTTGCCGGGATGTTACCTTGACTGTAGGGAAAGGGGAAGCCTTCGGCTTCCTCGGCCCCAATGGTGCCGGCAAGAGTACTTTTGTCAAAATGCTGGTCGGACTCATCTCACCAACAAGCGGCCATGCTTCCATCCTGGGCCATCCGCTGGGTTCAATGGAAGCCAAAATGAAGATTGGCTATTTGCCGGAGCTGTACCGTTACCAGGATTGGCTGACCGGTGAAGAGGTGGTTAGGCTTCATGCCAAGCTGTGCCGGATTCCCAAATCCGTCATGGACCAGAGAATTCCTCAGCTCCTGCAGGAGGTAGGCATCGGGCTGCGCGGGAGGGACCGGGTCAAGCATTATTCCAAGGGAATGCAGCAGCGGCTGGGTCTTGCGTGTGCGCTGGTGAATGACCCGGAGATTCTATTCCTGGATGAACCCTCCTCAGCCCTTGATCCCATCGGGAGAATGGAAGTGCGGAAGATTCTGCAGCGGCTGAAGGAACGGGGAATTACTATTTTTCTCAACTCTCATTTACTTGAGGACGTTGAAGTGCTGTGCGACCGGATGGCTCTGCTGAGTAACGGAGCGGTCCTGCGGCACGGCAAAGTAGCGGAAATGCTGAATAAACGGACAAGCTGGCATTTCAAGGTGGGCGGATACACGCCTTTTTTGCTGTCCTGGCTTAATGAGCATACAGGGCTATCCATCCGGCAATCCATGCCTGCGGCGGGTAAATCGGGCTATGATCCGGCACAGGAGGAGTCAGATTCAAGCGTCGTGTGGCTTGCGGCGGAGCTGGATCATGAGGAACAGGCAGGCTGGCTGAACGGGCTGATGGTGGAGCAGGGGATGACGCTGTACCAGGTGAGCCGCCAGACTGAACGGCTGGAGGATTGGTTCATGGATGCGGTAGCCGGGCTTAGTCATAGGGGGGAGAAGGAATGA
- a CDS encoding ABC transporter permease subunit, with protein MRTILAMTWKEMLRKKVMLLTLLLTLVFLIAFWFVADTVGMNDQGAGTLGNGSGLFMQYMNGAFILSLGFFFGAFVIAFLAIFSSFSVIAGEAEQGVMQALLPRPLPRWKWYLGRWLGFVTLGTIYALILFTAILLITSAHANVPRDAVVLAKSFLLFASVVPLLISVSMLGSGLFSALGNGVFMTMLYGAGFLGGMVDKLSGSLRLEDDGLKVLNNLTGMISMIMPADTLQRRMTVELFSLQDMNGMVSMDSGALSLMNFNSFPSNTFVVYAVIYTVVIFGLGLLRFQRKDL; from the coding sequence ATGAGAACCATACTGGCAATGACCTGGAAGGAAATGCTGCGCAAAAAAGTGATGCTGCTAACCCTCCTGCTGACTCTGGTGTTCCTGATTGCCTTCTGGTTCGTGGCCGATACCGTGGGAATGAACGATCAGGGGGCCGGAACGCTGGGAAATGGCAGCGGGTTGTTCATGCAGTACATGAACGGCGCTTTTATTCTGAGTCTGGGCTTCTTCTTCGGCGCATTCGTTATTGCCTTTCTGGCGATCTTCAGCTCCTTCTCGGTGATTGCCGGTGAAGCGGAGCAGGGGGTCATGCAGGCTCTGTTACCCCGGCCGCTGCCGCGCTGGAAATGGTATCTTGGCCGCTGGCTGGGCTTCGTCACGCTGGGAACGATCTATGCCCTCATTCTGTTCACTGCGATTCTGCTGATTACAAGTGCCCACGCGAATGTTCCTAGAGATGCAGTCGTGCTTGCGAAGTCATTCCTGCTGTTCGCCTCTGTAGTTCCCTTGTTAATCTCCGTATCCATGCTGGGTTCAGGATTATTCTCGGCGCTTGGCAACGGTGTGTTCATGACGATGCTCTACGGGGCGGGATTTCTCGGAGGGATGGTAGATAAGCTTAGCGGGTCGCTGAGACTGGAGGACGACGGACTGAAGGTGCTGAATAATCTGACCGGAATGATCTCGATGATTATGCCCGCAGATACCTTGCAGCGCCGAATGACTGTCGAGCTGTTCAGTTTACAGGATATGAATGGTATGGTGTCGATGGATAGCGGGGCGCTTAGTCTCATGAATTTCAATTCATTTCCGTCTAATACCTTTGTCGTATACGCTGTAATCTATACTGTGGTTATCTTTGGGCTGGGACTTCTGCGCTTTCAGCGTAAGGATCTGTAG
- a CDS encoding helix-turn-helix domain-containing protein, which produces MNDFEMCPRFEKAVDVLSKRWVALIVFVLMDGPRRFGEIEHCLSNLSGKVLSDRLKEMEAEGIIQRTVYPEMPVRIEYSLTDKGTALAPILGEIGNWSTDWIEIGVSK; this is translated from the coding sequence ATGAATGATTTTGAGATGTGCCCGCGGTTTGAGAAAGCGGTAGATGTGCTTAGTAAGCGGTGGGTCGCCCTGATCGTGTTCGTCCTGATGGATGGTCCGCGCCGGTTCGGAGAAATTGAGCATTGCTTGTCCAACCTTAGCGGAAAGGTCTTGTCAGACCGGTTAAAGGAAATGGAGGCTGAGGGGATCATACAGCGTACTGTATACCCTGAGATGCCCGTACGAATTGAGTATTCGTTAACCGATAAAGGTACGGCCCTCGCTCCCATTCTAGGAGAGATCGGTAACTGGTCAACGGACTGGATCGAGATCGGCGTGAGCAAATGA
- a CDS encoding GTP cyclohydrolase II — protein sequence MINPDILSILQNKISRIPMEHSTNILVGPITLPVNLDGETITFKWYSWLNVTDEELQRAEGKEATELLISRLSSMKLADGQQSSVLVYGDFEHSEEALIRMHSICHTGDIFGSKRCDCGFQLHQSMKMIAQHGAGALFYLANHEGRGIGLFSKAMAYLLQEEGYDTVEANLELGFADDSRDYTDAISVLQYLRSYPVTLITNNPKKMEALRAAGMNTVKRVPLWGDVSAFNEKYLRTKVARSGHLEAVAGTDFFEGRVAK from the coding sequence ATGATTAACCCAGATATCCTATCTATCCTACAGAACAAAATAAGCCGGATTCCTATGGAACATTCCACGAATATATTGGTCGGACCTATTACTCTGCCTGTCAATCTGGACGGGGAGACGATCACCTTCAAATGGTACAGCTGGCTGAACGTGACGGACGAAGAGCTTCAGCGCGCGGAAGGCAAGGAGGCTACCGAGCTGCTCATCAGCCGTTTATCCTCAATGAAGCTTGCAGATGGACAGCAGTCCAGTGTCCTGGTCTACGGAGATTTCGAGCATTCCGAGGAAGCGCTGATCCGAATGCACAGTATTTGCCATACCGGGGATATCTTCGGCAGCAAGCGCTGCGATTGCGGCTTCCAGCTGCATCAGTCGATGAAGATGATTGCGCAGCATGGCGCCGGGGCTCTCTTTTATCTGGCGAATCATGAAGGAAGAGGGATTGGCCTGTTCAGCAAAGCAATGGCATATCTGCTTCAGGAAGAAGGGTATGATACTGTGGAGGCCAATCTGGAGCTTGGGTTCGCCGATGATTCCAGAGATTACACAGATGCGATCAGCGTGCTTCAATACCTGCGCAGCTATCCGGTAACCCTGATCACCAACAACCCGAAGAAAATGGAAGCACTCCGGGCTGCCGGAATGAATACGGTGAAGCGGGTGCCGTTATGGGGAGACGTATCGGCCTTCAATGAAAAGTATCTGCGGACCAAGGTAGCCCGTTCAGGGCATCTGGAGGCTGTGGCAGGCACGGATTTTTTTGAAGGAAGAGTGGCTAAATAA
- a CDS encoding ABC transporter ATP-binding protein, producing MNAIQVQDLRKTFKVQKNREGLKGAFADLFKRQYSEVTAVKDISFSIPEGEICGYIGENGAGKSTTIKMLTGILVPTAGSLTVGGFVPYEEREKFVQNIGVVFGQRSQLWWDIGVIESFQLLRKVYRVSEQDFKKRLDELVERLELQDLLNRPVRKLSLGQRMRCELVAALLHNPSILFLDEPTIGLDIVVKSEIREFLKDMNREHGTTILLTTHDLQDIEALCSRVIMLDDGRIIYDGGLDDLKQRWGTGREVQFQFGTATKLQQLIDWTEGMPVTWTAENELAAKVWIPLELNVSDVLGRVVGQADITDIKIIETNTDDIVRSIYQSGSAEKPQERIAALSDEKEVIHV from the coding sequence ATGAATGCTATTCAAGTGCAGGACTTGCGCAAGACCTTCAAAGTCCAAAAAAACCGCGAGGGCCTCAAAGGGGCCTTCGCTGATTTGTTTAAACGGCAATATTCCGAAGTGACCGCAGTGAAGGACATCTCGTTCAGCATTCCCGAAGGCGAAATCTGCGGGTACATCGGGGAGAACGGGGCCGGAAAGTCCACAACCATTAAGATGCTCACCGGGATTCTTGTGCCTACCGCCGGCAGTCTGACTGTCGGCGGCTTCGTGCCGTATGAGGAGCGCGAGAAGTTCGTGCAGAACATCGGCGTTGTCTTCGGCCAGCGCAGCCAGCTCTGGTGGGACATCGGTGTGATTGAATCTTTCCAGCTGCTGCGCAAGGTATACCGCGTGTCCGAGCAGGATTTCAAAAAACGGCTGGATGAACTGGTAGAACGCCTGGAGCTTCAGGATCTGCTGAACCGTCCGGTTCGTAAGCTGAGTCTGGGCCAGCGGATGCGCTGCGAACTGGTAGCCGCACTGCTGCACAATCCGTCCATTCTCTTCCTGGATGAGCCGACGATCGGCCTCGACATTGTCGTGAAGTCGGAGATCCGTGAATTCCTGAAGGACATGAACCGTGAGCATGGCACAACCATCCTGCTGACGACACATGATCTGCAGGATATTGAAGCGCTCTGTTCGCGGGTGATTATGCTGGATGACGGGCGGATTATCTACGACGGAGGTCTGGATGACCTGAAGCAGCGCTGGGGAACCGGGCGTGAGGTGCAGTTCCAGTTCGGAACGGCCACGAAGCTGCAGCAGCTGATCGACTGGACGGAAGGCATGCCGGTTACCTGGACAGCAGAGAATGAGCTGGCAGCCAAGGTCTGGATTCCGCTGGAGCTGAATGTATCAGATGTGCTGGGCCGGGTCGTCGGACAGGCCGATATCACAGACATCAAAATCATCGAAACAAATACGGATGACATCGTCCGCAGTATTTACCAGTCAGGCTCGGCAGAGAAGCCGCAGGAGCGGATCGCCGCACTCAGCGATGAGAAAGAGGTTATCCATGTCTGA
- a CDS encoding ABC-2 family transporter protein has protein sequence MLGAYFDFIRIRFLTMLAYRVNYYSGILIYTLNIGVNYFTWKAIYGNGESLGGFTGAQMTTYVAVSWMARAFYFNNLDREISTDIRDGSIAIQFIRPYNYVLVKMMQGLGEGLFRFMMLMIPGMVIAILLFPVQLPTEPSAWAGFLVMLFFSFLISSQINIITGLSAFFVENNEGMMRMKRVVVDLFSGLIVPITLFPDWLSSVLKVLPFQAITYLPGSVFTGRVQGVGIWNVLGIQVIWFLILLIPIVWLNHAARQRLFVQGG, from the coding sequence CTGCTTGGCGCTTATTTTGATTTTATCCGTATCCGGTTCCTGACAATGCTTGCTTACCGGGTGAACTACTATTCGGGGATTCTGATCTACACGCTTAATATCGGGGTGAACTATTTCACCTGGAAAGCAATATATGGCAATGGCGAGTCGCTCGGCGGCTTTACTGGGGCGCAGATGACCACGTATGTGGCGGTATCCTGGATGGCGCGGGCCTTCTACTTCAACAATCTGGACCGGGAGATTTCCACGGATATCCGTGACGGAAGCATCGCGATCCAGTTCATCCGGCCTTATAATTATGTTCTGGTCAAAATGATGCAGGGCCTCGGCGAAGGCCTGTTCCGCTTCATGATGCTGATGATCCCGGGCATGGTGATTGCCATTCTCCTGTTTCCGGTGCAGCTCCCTACGGAGCCTTCGGCTTGGGCCGGGTTCCTGGTCATGCTGTTCTTCAGCTTCCTGATCAGCTCGCAGATTAATATTATTACAGGCCTGTCAGCCTTCTTCGTGGAGAACAATGAAGGGATGATGCGCATGAAGCGTGTGGTCGTCGATCTGTTCTCGGGGCTGATTGTGCCGATTACACTGTTCCCGGACTGGTTGTCTTCTGTGCTTAAGGTTCTTCCCTTCCAAGCAATTACCTATCTGCCGGGCTCTGTATTTACAGGCCGGGTGCAGGGGGTAGGCATCTGGAATGTGCTGGGTATCCAGGTCATCTGGTTCCTGATTCTGCTCATTCCGATTGTCTGGCTAAATCACGCAGCGCGTCAGCGGCTGTTCGTGCAGGGGGGTTAA
- a CDS encoding ABC-2 family transporter protein, translating to MYYLGLLIEYLKNYMKTRLTYRADFWVEVISDLLFQATNFIFILVIFMHTDSLGGWNQNEVVFVYGFFMVPFGVFSCFVNMWGFSERYIVKGEMDRVLTRPAHNLFQIFLENVDPPSLVGSFIGLVVMAISGSNLGLPFEWWTLPMLILLTLSAVAIYTGIYTTLTSLSFYSDAPTGILPLMYNIQTYGRYPVTIYNRAIQVLLTWIIPFAFVGIYPAALFLHRDEMRTMALLTPLVGVVFLSIGLMAWSFGVKRYKGAGS from the coding sequence ATGTACTACCTGGGCTTATTGATTGAATATCTGAAGAATTATATGAAAACACGGTTAACCTACCGCGCGGATTTCTGGGTGGAGGTCATCTCCGACCTGTTGTTCCAGGCGACGAACTTTATCTTCATCCTGGTCATCTTCATGCATACCGACAGCCTGGGTGGCTGGAATCAGAACGAAGTGGTGTTCGTCTACGGCTTCTTCATGGTGCCATTTGGCGTGTTCAGCTGCTTCGTCAATATGTGGGGCTTCAGTGAACGGTATATTGTCAAAGGCGAAATGGACCGCGTTCTGACCCGTCCGGCGCATAACCTGTTCCAGATCTTCCTGGAAAATGTGGACCCGCCTTCACTGGTCGGCTCCTTTATCGGGCTGGTTGTGATGGCGATCAGCGGCAGCAATCTGGGCCTGCCGTTTGAATGGTGGACCTTGCCGATGCTGATTCTTCTGACTCTCAGCGCAGTAGCCATTTATACGGGGATCTATACGACACTGACCTCGTTGTCCTTCTATTCGGATGCCCCGACAGGCATTCTGCCGCTGATGTATAACATCCAGACGTACGGACGTTATCCGGTAACGATCTATAACCGGGCGATTCAGGTGCTGCTTACCTGGATTATCCCGTTCGCTTTTGTCGGGATCTATCCGGCTGCCTTGTTCCTGCACCGCGATGAGATGCGGACGATGGCGCTGCTGACCCCGCTGGTCGGCGTGGTCTTCCTCAGCATCGGGCTGATGGCCTGGAGCTTCGGCGTCAAGCGGTATAAGGGCGCTGGTTCTTAA
- a CDS encoding ROK family protein, translating to MNKYIVGIDLGGTNIKAGLFDEHFTAVEEISIPTEAQQGPAHVLERIRLAVTQLCAGSGTNESQIACMGMGIPGLLDPEEGLSVFSPNFPGWEQVHVVNEMKPYYSFDVYIDNDVRVNLYGEWQRGAGQGHKHLILLTLGTGLGSGMVHDGKVLYGTTFSAGEIGHMNMFRQGRPCRCGSSGCLGRYVSAVGMVNTFKEKLEAGRVSLIQTWTGQDQELITAQMISEAYDLGDPLAIEVMHETGELLGFGLANVINLLNPELIIIGGGMAAAGDRLLNSVRDTVHSHALKLSASRCRIVQAELGSRAGTLGAAVYAYQKQKHTQLDYSN from the coding sequence ATGAACAAGTATATAGTAGGAATCGATCTGGGCGGAACCAATATCAAGGCAGGCCTATTCGATGAACATTTCACAGCAGTGGAGGAGATTTCGATACCTACGGAAGCGCAGCAGGGGCCGGCGCATGTGCTGGAGCGAATCCGGCTTGCTGTTACACAGTTATGTGCAGGAAGCGGGACCAACGAGTCTCAGATTGCCTGTATGGGCATGGGAATCCCTGGTCTGCTCGACCCGGAGGAGGGCCTGTCGGTCTTTTCACCGAATTTTCCCGGCTGGGAGCAGGTCCATGTGGTCAACGAAATGAAGCCATATTACAGCTTCGATGTCTACATAGATAATGATGTGAGGGTTAATCTATACGGGGAGTGGCAGCGGGGGGCCGGACAAGGGCACAAGCATCTAATTCTGCTCACTCTCGGCACTGGTCTCGGCTCCGGGATGGTTCATGACGGCAAGGTGCTCTACGGGACAACCTTCAGCGCTGGTGAAATCGGACATATGAATATGTTCCGGCAGGGACGTCCCTGCCGCTGCGGAAGCTCCGGATGCCTGGGTCGGTATGTGTCTGCGGTGGGGATGGTGAATACCTTCAAGGAGAAGCTGGAGGCAGGAAGGGTCAGCTTGATTCAGACCTGGACCGGACAAGATCAGGAGCTGATCACGGCGCAGATGATCTCAGAGGCTTATGATCTTGGAGACCCCTTGGCCATTGAAGTCATGCATGAGACGGGAGAACTGCTGGGGTTCGGGCTGGCGAATGTGATCAACCTGCTGAACCCGGAGCTGATTATTATCGGGGGCGGCATGGCCGCAGCAGGAGACCGTCTCCTGAATAGTGTCCGCGATACTGTACATTCCCATGCGCTGAAGCTGTCTGCAAGCCGATGCCGGATTGTTCAGGCTGAGCTAGGCAGCCGTGCGGGTACGCTGGGTGCGGCTGTGTATGCTTATCAGAAGCAGAAGCATACGCAACTAGACTATTCTAACTGA
- a CDS encoding NAD-dependent epimerase/dehydratase family protein, translating to MNLVIGGNGGLGHSITQELLSRGKLVTATYHRSSQALRRLKGPLLTIAAVDVMNEKVLAEALNGVTTVYFCLNVPYQDWYSVMPEALERVTRLLRTGQTLVFPGNIYGYGKLQYLPADERHPKEARTRKGKLRNQLEELLKTEAERRGFRYVIPRYPDYYGPNVTNRLFGPIFSGALQARTIKWPVKLDVPHDLVYIRDAARAAVLLAESGEQGEWHVSGSGAIEGRQFLMNIQQAAGSKGKCCALPAWAVGVAGVFNKEANEFHELLYEFEYPLLLNDNKFMMRFPEYNPTSYKRAIRETIEWFREELG from the coding sequence ATGAATCTCGTAATTGGGGGTAATGGCGGTCTGGGCCATTCTATCACACAAGAATTACTGTCACGGGGCAAGCTAGTGACAGCTACATACCACCGTTCCAGTCAGGCTCTGCGCAGGCTGAAGGGGCCGCTGCTGACCATAGCAGCAGTAGATGTAATGAATGAGAAGGTGCTGGCTGAAGCGCTGAATGGGGTAACAACCGTCTATTTCTGTCTTAATGTGCCGTATCAGGATTGGTACTCTGTCATGCCGGAGGCGCTGGAGCGGGTAACCCGCCTGCTTAGGACCGGACAGACGCTGGTATTTCCGGGCAATATTTACGGTTACGGCAAGCTCCAATATCTTCCGGCGGATGAACGCCATCCGAAGGAGGCACGAACCCGCAAGGGGAAGCTGCGGAATCAACTGGAGGAGCTGCTGAAGACGGAGGCTGAACGGCGGGGCTTCCGTTACGTGATTCCGCGATATCCGGATTATTACGGTCCCAATGTCACGAACCGGTTATTCGGACCGATCTTCAGCGGAGCCCTCCAGGCCAGAACGATTAAGTGGCCGGTGAAGCTGGATGTCCCGCATGATCTGGTCTATATCCGCGATGCGGCCAGGGCGGCCGTGCTGCTGGCGGAGAGCGGCGAGCAGGGGGAGTGGCATGTATCCGGCTCCGGCGCTATTGAGGGGCGGCAATTCCTGATGAACATCCAGCAAGCGGCTGGCAGCAAGGGGAAGTGCTGTGCGCTGCCGGCATGGGCAGTCGGAGTAGCCGGTGTGTTCAATAAGGAAGCGAACGAATTCCATGAGCTTCTATATGAATTCGAGTATCCGCTCCTGCTGAATGATAATAAATTCATGATGCGGTTCCCCGAGTACAATCCGACATCGTATAAGCGGGCCATTAGGGAAACCATAGAATGGTTCCGCGAAGAGCTGGGCTAG
- a CDS encoding DUF4395 domain-containing protein, with amino-acid sequence MLALPLAAGLSGLIFGYNPVIKLCSPLLKKPRSAYVLEDPEQQQFNQKIAVFSLAGGLVSFLAGWTIAGYLFSLMVGIAATVAILGFCIGCFLHHQWRMYTHRRKQAGLHK; translated from the coding sequence ATTCTCGCCCTCCCGCTTGCCGCGGGATTATCCGGTCTAATTTTCGGATATAATCCCGTCATCAAGCTGTGCAGCCCGCTGCTGAAGAAGCCGCGCTCCGCCTATGTGCTTGAAGACCCGGAGCAGCAGCAATTCAACCAGAAGATTGCCGTCTTCAGTCTGGCGGGCGGACTGGTCAGCTTTCTCGCCGGCTGGACCATCGCGGGATATCTCTTCAGTCTGATGGTCGGAATCGCAGCAACGGTTGCCATTCTCGGCTTCTGCATCGGCTGCTTCCTTCATCATCAGTGGAGAATGTACACTCACAGACGCAAGCAGGCCGGGCTTCACAAATAA
- a CDS encoding TetR/AcrR family transcriptional regulator, translated as MSNKPNAREAIVDTASRLFFTQGYHATGLNQIIKDSESPKGSLYYYFPHGKEELALTCINRTSEEVAHLLRHYMEGEAAPAQAVQNFIMSMANEAEKSSFEGLVPFSFWVAVETSCVSHELRTACQCVFRDWQDIIAKRLIREGVQEETAERKASVVVSLFEGALLQALTCRNIQPLEAAAECIPAILA; from the coding sequence TTGTCGAACAAGCCTAATGCACGCGAAGCCATTGTGGATACGGCTTCCAGGTTGTTTTTTACACAGGGGTACCATGCTACCGGACTGAATCAGATCATCAAGGACAGCGAATCGCCCAAGGGTTCCTTGTATTATTATTTCCCCCACGGCAAAGAGGAGCTGGCACTGACCTGCATTAACCGGACTAGTGAAGAGGTAGCCCATTTATTGCGCCATTATATGGAGGGTGAAGCGGCACCGGCTCAGGCAGTGCAGAATTTCATCATGTCTATGGCAAATGAGGCGGAAAAATCTTCTTTTGAAGGGCTCGTTCCGTTCAGCTTCTGGGTAGCCGTGGAGACCTCCTGTGTCAGCCATGAGCTTCGTACTGCTTGCCAGTGTGTCTTCAGAGATTGGCAGGATATTATTGCGAAGCGTCTGATCCGGGAGGGGGTACAGGAGGAAACGGCAGAGCGCAAAGCTTCGGTGGTGGTCTCCTTGTTCGAGGGAGCGCTGCTGCAGGCGTTGACCTGCAGAAATATTCAACCGCTGGAAGCAGCGGCAGAGTGCATTCCGGCAATACTGGCTTAA
- a CDS encoding DHA2 family efflux MFS transporter permease subunit, which translates to MTDKGSSEPRQFKTLPILISLLIAGFIGMFSETALNVALSDLMNVLQITPSTAQWLTTAYLLTLGILVPISGMLLQWFTTRQLFVAALCFSILGTFLAAMSPNFEFLLTARVVQAMGTALLLPLMFNTILIIIPAEKRGAAMGLIGLVIMVAPAIGPTIAGLLIESLSWHWIFWLSLPFLVIALISGILFMQNVTEVTKPKIDVLSIILSSFGFGGIVYGFSSAGEAEGWGSPKVIIAIVIGAIALILFCIRQLTMKQPMIDLRAFKFPMFVVGVLMVFICMMVILSSMLILPMYLQQGQGYSAFKAGLLLLPGGIINGLMSPVMGRMFDKYGPKWLVIPGLALVAVSLWFFSGITATSTVVFVIVLHSVLMIGISMIMMPAQTNGINQLPMEYYPHGTAIMNTLQQVAGAIGTALAVSIMTSGSKSYMQTVTNPADPLNIGAAFTHGVQNAFIFGMVMAIIGLVIAFFLKRVIVSHKTQASMH; encoded by the coding sequence ATGACTGACAAGGGGTCAAGCGAACCCCGGCAATTCAAGACTTTACCTATTCTGATCTCCCTGCTGATTGCCGGCTTCATCGGCATGTTCAGTGAGACCGCCCTAAATGTAGCTTTAAGTGATCTTATGAATGTCCTGCAAATTACACCATCGACGGCGCAGTGGCTGACTACCGCCTATCTGCTGACGCTGGGCATTCTGGTTCCGATCTCGGGGATGCTGCTGCAGTGGTTCACCACAAGACAGTTGTTCGTCGCTGCCCTATGCTTCTCTATTCTGGGCACATTCCTTGCGGCGATGTCGCCGAATTTCGAGTTTCTGCTCACTGCGAGAGTGGTGCAGGCGATGGGAACCGCGCTGCTGCTGCCGCTGATGTTCAATACGATTCTAATCATCATTCCCGCTGAGAAAAGAGGGGCGGCGATGGGACTTATCGGCTTGGTCATCATGGTAGCTCCAGCGATTGGACCTACGATTGCCGGTCTGCTGATTGAGAGCCTGAGCTGGCACTGGATCTTCTGGCTATCGCTGCCGTTCCTGGTGATCGCCCTAATTAGCGGAATTCTCTTCATGCAGAATGTCACGGAAGTGACGAAGCCGAAGATTGATGTCCTGTCCATTATTCTGTCCTCCTTCGGCTTCGGCGGTATTGTCTACGGCTTCAGCAGTGCTGGTGAAGCAGAAGGCTGGGGAAGTCCGAAGGTTATTATCGCCATCGTGATCGGTGCGATTGCCCTTATTCTATTCTGTATCCGCCAGTTGACGATGAAGCAGCCGATGATTGATCTGCGCGCCTTCAAGTTCCCGATGTTCGTGGTTGGAGTACTGATGGTCTTCATCTGTATGATGGTTATTCTCTCCTCGATGCTGATTCTTCCTATGTATCTGCAGCAGGGACAAGGGTATTCAGCCTTCAAGGCAGGATTACTGCTGCTGCCGGGCGGAATCATCAACGGCCTAATGTCGCCGGTTATGGGGCGTATGTTCGACAAATACGGTCCGAAATGGCTGGTTATCCCAGGACTGGCGCTCGTCGCTGTCTCCTTGTGGTTCTTCTCGGGGATTACAGCTACTTCGACCGTTGTCTTCGTGATCGTGCTTCACAGTGTGCTGATGATCGGAATTTCCATGATTATGATGCCTGCACAGACGAATGGTATCAATCAGCTTCCCATGGAATACTACCCGCATGGTACAGCCATTATGAATACACTCCAGCAGGTGGCGGGTGCGATTGGTACAGCATTGGCGGTAAGCATCATGACCTCCGGCTCCAAAAGCTACATGCAGACCGTTACTAACCCGGCTGATCCGCTAAACATCGGCGCTGCCTTCACTCATGGAGTGCAGAATGCCTTTATCTTCGGAATGGTCATGGCTATTATAGGTCTGGTGATTGCATTCTTCCTTAAGCGTGTCATCGTATCACACAAGACTCAGGCTTCTATGCATTAA
- a CDS encoding DUF4304 domain-containing protein, which translates to MNELLNMKELFTQIIKQDVKPFFSAQGYRTKDLNFNKIEGQLSYKINIQKFKYNTHKELSFYVNYNIHSEELAQYRPALSLGLAHFYARINQIVPAAPERYFLTPEVDVDKFTSDLLLHLDQGLQFLYTLTDARAIIEYYMQRTALHLSEETFGFLLDTGDTETAEQYLKQLQAKYGAEKRWAILEKKYAAVWEKYGSSS; encoded by the coding sequence ATGAACGAATTGTTAAATATGAAGGAATTGTTCACGCAGATTATCAAGCAAGACGTCAAACCTTTTTTCTCCGCGCAAGGCTATCGGACAAAGGATCTGAATTTCAACAAAATAGAGGGCCAACTCAGCTATAAAATCAATATTCAGAAATTCAAGTACAATACACACAAGGAGCTCAGCTTCTATGTGAATTACAATATTCATTCCGAAGAGCTTGCGCAATATAGGCCTGCTTTGTCTCTGGGTTTGGCTCACTTCTATGCCCGGATCAACCAAATCGTCCCCGCCGCCCCGGAACGCTACTTCCTGACGCCGGAAGTAGATGTGGACAAGTTCACGTCAGACCTGCTGCTCCACTTGGATCAGGGGCTTCAATTCTTGTACACCTTAACCGATGCCAGGGCCATTATTGAATACTATATGCAGCGGACAGCACTGCATTTAAGTGAGGAGACCTTCGGGTTCCTGCTGGATACAGGGGATACAGAGACTGCGGAGCAATACCTGAAGCAGCTCCAGGCGAAATACGGCGCCGAGAAGCGCTGGGCGATCTTGGAGAAGAAGTATGCAGCGGTCTGGGAGAAATACGGAAGCTCTTCCTAG